A stretch of the Filimonas lacunae genome encodes the following:
- a CDS encoding SusC/RagA family TonB-linked outer membrane protein, with the protein MRKLLMFVVMSLILVQAWAQNRTVTGKITDEKGAPLGGVTITALGADKKVIVTAVSAANGSFSISVPENARLFQISYVGYEEQLVAVGNKPTLEVKLNAGGASLAEVVVVGYGVQQKKNFTGSASKIEPTEFSNLLSPSVDKQLAGRAAGVQVTTVGGSVNTPARIRIRGVQSLSNSNDPLIVVDGVPIISGNLSAATNSNTLGDINPSDIESMDILKDGSATAIYGSRAAGGVILITTKKGVRGRAKVNYDGFVGFSSALKKFSLLNAKQFETIANEKLSNAGLAARAGVNASADTVDTDWQGTVMIKNALSQSHTLSLQGGGDKTTYYFSANYSNNKGIIISNYNRAYRIRMNVDHEINKYVKIGNGINISRQEDGDQNNGSSSLGGAIAAALRLLPNTSPYSATGMDGYNINYPTSGSMTPGANSQTVDDNFNNVAYTLRKNKYYSDKYRIMDNMYLEVSPAKGLKVRSQVGIDMLNDYSYQGLNIYHGDGYGTGETYNAAQNWLRLLWTNYFNYNLSIKDHNFYLTGGYEVQKQTYKWFSADGTVLSDAFYINENVISNAASTQKILGNYDKTGFLSTFGRLNYDFKNRYFIQATFRRDGQSALAKGNQYGTFPGYSVGWRPSREAFWLNSPFLSKWFNEVKLKGSYAKVGNTLTGYPYLSQFGNRPYGNVSGIAPTSIGNPNLKWETNGKYDVGIDLSILKNRFTITADWFLNDVNNLVLDVPTPLSAGVPGSTGTSGGSISTNVGKLQNKGIEISISGNILNTKSGFTWDASFNYSQVKNKIQSLYPVGGKPVQSIENGNYNIIRVGDPMNIIYGYRYAGVNSANGNPMWFKADGSMVQLSLTPGSTAGGFYVANSKADGTLGAASSLAAADKTNLGQGIPVWFGGFSNTFSYKGITLDIMLRYSGGNKIMNVTRQDALNNMSFQNNGTEVLDRWTTAGQVTDVPKLYYGQAANMNSSNAASSRFVESGNYLRLQNVVLSYSLPAKVLEHGTGGYIKSLKIFAQGQNLHVWTKYKGADPDNISATGVDAAVAPQVRTISFGLSAGF; encoded by the coding sequence ACTATTACTGCTTTAGGAGCTGATAAAAAAGTAATTGTAACTGCAGTAAGCGCAGCGAATGGTTCTTTTAGTATTAGCGTACCCGAAAATGCCCGTCTTTTCCAAATTTCTTATGTGGGTTATGAAGAACAACTTGTGGCTGTGGGCAATAAGCCTACCCTTGAAGTGAAACTGAATGCGGGTGGAGCAAGTTTAGCTGAAGTAGTAGTAGTAGGTTATGGTGTACAACAAAAGAAAAACTTTACCGGTTCTGCTTCTAAAATAGAACCCACTGAATTCTCAAACCTGTTGTCTCCATCAGTTGATAAGCAACTGGCTGGTAGAGCTGCTGGTGTGCAGGTAACTACAGTAGGAGGTTCGGTGAATACTCCTGCAAGGATCAGAATCAGAGGTGTACAATCCCTTAGTAATAGCAACGATCCTTTAATAGTAGTGGATGGTGTACCTATTATATCCGGTAATCTTTCTGCTGCAACCAATTCAAATACTTTGGGTGATATTAATCCTTCTGATATTGAAAGTATGGACATCCTGAAAGACGGATCTGCTACTGCTATCTATGGCTCACGTGCAGCAGGTGGTGTAATATTAATTACCACTAAAAAAGGTGTAAGAGGTCGTGCTAAAGTGAACTATGATGGATTTGTTGGTTTTAGTAGTGCCCTAAAGAAATTTAGTCTGCTGAATGCCAAGCAATTTGAAACAATAGCTAACGAAAAGCTTTCCAATGCTGGCTTAGCTGCAAGAGCTGGTGTAAATGCCAGTGCCGATACTGTAGATACAGACTGGCAAGGTACTGTGATGATCAAGAATGCGCTTTCTCAAAGCCATACATTAAGCTTACAGGGCGGTGGCGATAAAACTACATATTATTTCTCTGCCAACTATTCGAATAACAAGGGGATTATCATAAGTAACTATAACAGGGCTTACAGGATAAGAATGAATGTGGATCATGAGATTAATAAGTATGTAAAAATTGGTAATGGTATCAACATCAGCCGTCAGGAAGATGGTGATCAGAATAACGGTTCCAGTTCGTTAGGAGGTGCTATAGCAGCTGCTTTAAGATTGCTGCCAAACACCTCTCCTTACAGTGCAACAGGAATGGATGGTTACAATATCAATTATCCTACTTCCGGCTCGATGACGCCCGGTGCAAACAGCCAGACTGTCGATGACAACTTTAACAACGTAGCTTATACCTTACGCAAGAATAAATACTATTCCGATAAATACAGGATCATGGACAACATGTACCTGGAAGTGAGCCCTGCCAAAGGATTGAAAGTACGTTCTCAGGTAGGTATAGACATGTTAAATGATTACAGCTATCAGGGGCTGAACATTTATCATGGTGATGGTTATGGTACTGGCGAAACATATAATGCTGCTCAAAACTGGCTGAGATTATTATGGACTAACTACTTCAATTATAATCTTTCTATAAAAGATCATAATTTTTACCTGACAGGTGGTTATGAAGTACAGAAGCAAACTTACAAATGGTTTTCTGCTGACGGTACAGTGCTTTCTGACGCATTCTATATCAATGAAAACGTAATCAGCAACGCTGCCAGCACGCAAAAAATACTTGGTAACTACGACAAAACAGGGTTCCTTTCTACTTTCGGAAGACTTAATTATGATTTCAAAAACAGGTACTTTATTCAGGCTACCTTCAGAAGAGATGGTCAAAGTGCATTGGCAAAAGGCAATCAATATGGAACTTTCCCTGGTTATTCTGTGGGATGGCGTCCTTCCAGAGAGGCTTTCTGGTTAAATTCTCCTTTCCTGTCAAAATGGTTTAATGAAGTAAAATTGAAAGGTTCGTATGCCAAAGTGGGTAATACTTTAACCGGGTATCCTTACTTAAGCCAGTTTGGTAACAGGCCATATGGTAATGTAAGCGGTATTGCCCCTACTTCTATCGGTAACCCGAACCTGAAATGGGAAACCAATGGTAAATACGATGTGGGTATTGATTTATCTATCCTGAAAAACAGGTTCACTATTACTGCTGATTGGTTTCTGAACGATGTGAATAATCTCGTATTGGATGTACCTACTCCGCTCAGTGCAGGTGTACCAGGTTCAACCGGAACAAGCGGAGGTTCTATTTCTACTAACGTTGGTAAATTACAAAACAAAGGCATTGAAATTTCAATCAGCGGAAACATCCTCAACACAAAGAGTGGCTTTACATGGGATGCGAGCTTCAACTATTCTCAGGTTAAAAATAAAATCCAGTCTCTGTATCCTGTGGGTGGCAAACCTGTTCAAAGTATTGAAAACGGCAACTACAATATCATTCGCGTAGGTGATCCAATGAACATCATTTATGGCTACAGATATGCAGGTGTAAACAGCGCCAATGGTAACCCAATGTGGTTTAAGGCAGACGGTAGCATGGTACAGTTAAGCCTCACTCCAGGTTCTACTGCCGGTGGTTTTTATGTAGCTAACAGCAAAGCCGATGGCACTTTAGGCGCAGCATCTTCATTGGCTGCTGCTGACAAGACAAACCTGGGACAGGGTATTCCGGTTTGGTTTGGCGGTTTCTCTAATACTTTCAGCTATAAGGGTATTACCCTTGACATCATGTTGCGTTACTCTGGTGGTAACAAAATCATGAACGTTACCAGACAAGATGCGTTGAATAACATGAGCTTCCAGAACAACGGTACTGAAGTATTAGACAGATGGACTACAGCAGGACAAGTTACAGATGTTCCTAAATTATACTATGGCCAGGCGGCTAATATGAACAGTTCTAACGCTGCTTCTTCAAGATTTGTGGAGAGCGGTAACTACTTAAGACTTCAGAACGTGGTATTATCTTATTCATTACCAGCTAAAGTACTGGAGCATGGTACAGGTGGATATATTAAAAGCTTAAAGATTTTTGCACAGGGACAGAATCTGCATGTATGGACAAAGTATAAAGGCGCAGATCCGGACAACATTAGTGCAACAGGTGTTGATGCTGCAGTAGCACCACAGGTTCGCACTATTTCATTTGGTCTGTCTGCAGGATTTTAA
- a CDS encoding RagB/SusD family nutrient uptake outer membrane protein encodes MKKIVISFLFVPFMFGCNKVLETSPYNAVTDASAFSTAARCALALNGVYDGAQSSYYTSGTTEVRGYPFGAANIEQGDARGEDVVNIQAFFQITYQATYNSTSANCVAMWKGLYELINKANIGINGFRSAASSGILTSAVASQYEAECRFLRALAHHEALIQYARPYLDGNGTQVGVPYRETPITSSTAVSTLLNTPRMRVDSVYIKILADLDYAEANLPETIASYRATKAAAIALKMRVKLHMGDWAGVITEGAKLVPATVDPTTPTSVKSPIGNWALTASPDGPFANNNSTESIFSVKNDALDAPSTNGALSRMFGAASLTGRGLVSVSPIIYNNAGWLCSDKRRSALLVSGTNSAGTQSWFTTKYRDYVSYSDYAPQIRYAEVLLTLAEAEARNSTTFSTRALNLLNVVRNRSLAIPATEAYTSLTLTSKNALIAAILLERRIEFLCEGKRWSDIHRLAKDADFSPGGIPAKATNGTAGLANFVCGGGYTPGQAAIAYSDYRFVWPIPATEITQNPVIAQNPLY; translated from the coding sequence ATGAAGAAAATAGTAATAAGCTTCCTTTTTGTTCCTTTTATGTTCGGGTGCAACAAGGTATTAGAAACTTCTCCATATAACGCAGTAACTGATGCTAGTGCCTTTTCTACAGCAGCAAGATGTGCGTTGGCTTTAAACGGAGTTTACGATGGTGCACAAAGCTCTTATTATACCAGTGGGACTACAGAAGTAAGAGGATATCCTTTCGGTGCTGCCAATATTGAACAAGGAGACGCCAGAGGTGAGGATGTAGTGAATATTCAGGCATTTTTCCAAATTACCTATCAGGCTACCTACAACTCTACTTCTGCCAACTGTGTGGCTATGTGGAAAGGTTTATATGAGTTGATTAATAAAGCCAATATTGGTATCAATGGTTTCCGCTCAGCCGCCTCTTCAGGAATTCTGACTTCTGCAGTAGCTTCACAATATGAAGCGGAGTGCCGCTTTCTGAGGGCATTGGCACATCATGAGGCATTGATTCAATATGCAAGGCCTTACCTGGATGGCAATGGAACTCAGGTGGGTGTTCCTTACAGGGAAACCCCTATCACCTCTAGTACTGCTGTAAGTACGCTGTTAAACACTCCACGTATGCGTGTAGATAGTGTTTATATCAAAATACTTGCAGACCTTGACTATGCGGAAGCGAATTTACCGGAAACAATAGCCAGCTACCGTGCAACAAAAGCAGCGGCTATCGCTTTAAAAATGAGAGTGAAGTTACACATGGGCGACTGGGCAGGTGTAATTACAGAAGGTGCTAAACTGGTTCCTGCAACTGTAGACCCTACTACGCCTACTTCTGTAAAAAGTCCTATTGGTAACTGGGCATTAACAGCTAGTCCTGATGGCCCCTTTGCTAATAACAACTCCACTGAAAGCATTTTCTCTGTAAAGAACGACGCATTGGATGCGCCTAGCACAAACGGTGCATTATCCAGAATGTTTGGTGCTGCCAGCTTAACAGGAAGAGGGCTTGTATCAGTTTCTCCTATTATTTATAACAATGCAGGATGGTTATGTAGTGATAAAAGAAGATCTGCTCTGCTGGTATCAGGAACCAACAGTGCTGGTACGCAAAGCTGGTTTACTACCAAATACAGAGATTATGTCAGCTACAGCGACTATGCTCCGCAAATTCGTTATGCAGAAGTGCTGTTAACTTTGGCAGAGGCAGAAGCAAGAAATTCTACTACATTCTCTACCAGAGCCTTAAACCTGTTAAACGTAGTAAGAAACCGTTCTTTGGCGATACCCGCCACTGAAGCATATACCAGCCTTACGCTTACCTCCAAGAATGCGCTTATTGCTGCTATTCTTCTGGAAAGAAGGATTGAGTTTCTTTGCGAAGGCAAGCGTTGGAGTGATATTCACCGTTTAGCTAAAGATGCTGATTTTAGCCCGGGTGGTATACCTGCTAAGGCTACAAACGGTACAGCTGGTTTGGCCAACTTTGTATGTGGCGGAGGTTATACTCCTGGTCAGGCAGCTATTGCCTATAGTGACTACAGGTTTGTTTGGCCAATCCCGGCAACTGAAATTACTCAGAACCCTGTGATAGCTCAGAATCCACTTTATTAA
- a CDS encoding peroxiredoxin family protein: protein MMKQLWVVATVMLAGTACKEKQHGAFVISGQIEHAPVANGKIYLQELTYGSPQPVILDSGSLKGNGNFELRAMAKEEGIYQLSLEKGPALLFINDGGHIKVKFDVNSFRKPNIQGSDATSALYDFFERYRTRDSSIAGTYAEIDSIRKKPGSDSLISVLESKGNNQLKQLNETVSDFIKQTPSPASAFYVIGLASNSMKSEELVTLVNQTSEKFKDHKGLTQLKNMVAASSKQAAAQQDQPYALLNQQAPELTMNDANGKPVSISSFKGKYVLVDFWASWCGPCRAENPNVVAAYSKFKDKNFTILGVSLDNDKKAWQDAVAKDKLTWTQMSDLKQWESAAVNTYQFDAIPFNVLIDPTGKIIAARLTGPELEAKLAEVLK, encoded by the coding sequence ATGATGAAGCAGCTTTGGGTAGTAGCTACCGTAATGCTTGCAGGAACTGCCTGTAAAGAAAAACAGCATGGCGCCTTTGTAATAAGCGGGCAAATTGAACATGCCCCCGTAGCCAATGGCAAAATTTATTTACAGGAACTCACCTATGGCAGCCCACAACCTGTTATACTGGATTCCGGCAGCCTAAAAGGCAACGGCAATTTTGAGCTGAGGGCCATGGCTAAAGAAGAAGGTATTTACCAGCTGAGTCTGGAAAAGGGTCCTGCCCTGTTGTTTATTAACGATGGCGGCCACATTAAAGTGAAGTTTGACGTAAACAGTTTTAGAAAGCCCAATATTCAGGGTTCTGATGCCACTTCTGCTTTATACGATTTCTTTGAAAGATACCGCACGCGCGATTCTTCTATAGCCGGCACCTATGCCGAAATAGATTCTATCCGCAAAAAGCCGGGCAGCGATAGCCTGATATCAGTGCTGGAAAGCAAAGGCAATAATCAGCTGAAGCAGTTAAATGAAACAGTAAGTGATTTTATTAAACAAACTCCCAGCCCTGCTTCTGCATTCTATGTTATTGGCCTGGCCAGCAACTCTATGAAATCGGAAGAACTGGTGACTTTGGTAAACCAAACTTCCGAAAAATTTAAAGACCATAAAGGACTTACCCAGTTGAAAAACATGGTAGCTGCCTCTTCCAAACAGGCCGCTGCGCAGCAGGATCAGCCTTATGCACTGTTGAACCAGCAAGCACCTGAATTAACCATGAACGATGCCAATGGCAAACCTGTAAGCATCAGTAGCTTTAAAGGTAAATATGTGCTGGTAGATTTCTGGGCCAGCTGGTGTGGCCCCTGCCGTGCAGAGAACCCCAATGTAGTAGCAGCTTATTCAAAGTTCAAGGATAAAAACTTTACCATACTGGGTGTATCATTAGATAATGATAAAAAAGCCTGGCAGGATGCTGTTGCAAAAGATAAACTTACCTGGACACAGATGAGCGACTTAAAGCAATGGGAAAGCGCCGCAGTAAACACTTATCAGTTTGACGCTATTCCTTTTAATGTGCTGATTGATCCAACAGGCAAAATCATTGCTGCAAGATTAACCGGTCCAGAGCTGGAGGCAAAGTTGGCAGAAGTATTGAAATAA